One region of Yersinia bercovieri ATCC 43970 genomic DNA includes:
- a CDS encoding YfjI family protein, whose translation MNLSPEIYNASQVSRPGLQCPPTEKQLHKKQLPPYPVHHFPPVLQDVIQALHGNTKIPIEMIGNVVLAATSLTCQSLIEVIQPHTNMPEPCSLYLMTIAESGEGKTTINKQVMKPCYAFASELILQYEQQLVDYKHKFKLWKIRQQALESNLRQAIKKGYQGKEEEKDISQHAVNEPQRPARPTFIYEDTSLKALIEGLNEYPEAGFISDEAITFFKSYLKNNPGLLNKTWDGEVFDFRRADGEIYRITPRLTFSLMSQPSVFMDYLNKHEGQARSSGFMSRFLFAWGDSTIGSRGNTQEYIAIEHELNLFHDRISELLKLSKIALSDTAVQKKKLKLMDDALEIWKDNRLKIEIKMAIGHEWEHIRDIASKASSNTLRIAALFQFFYNGSSEDIPPSMVSCAIKIMDWYLNQASVLFYPGSERCQFEQDVCELHAWIMNRIKKNNGFAIPMNELEKYGPHRLRRLEKLTPVLNQLISQGYFGVIKMFSHNALYVTIFNQNGRYNLPLNSESQAQCHIIRSRDNTKGRPYQVNIS comes from the coding sequence ATGAATTTATCTCCTGAAATTTATAACGCCAGCCAAGTAAGTCGTCCAGGGCTACAGTGCCCCCCCACTGAAAAACAATTACACAAAAAACAATTACCCCCCTATCCGGTACACCACTTTCCGCCCGTACTCCAAGATGTTATTCAGGCATTACATGGCAACACCAAAATTCCAATCGAAATGATTGGTAATGTTGTACTGGCAGCAACATCATTGACCTGCCAGTCATTGATTGAAGTAATACAACCCCATACGAATATGCCGGAACCCTGTTCACTTTATCTCATGACCATCGCAGAATCGGGGGAAGGGAAAACAACAATTAATAAACAGGTCATGAAACCCTGTTACGCATTCGCGTCAGAACTCATACTGCAATATGAACAGCAATTAGTAGATTATAAACACAAATTTAAACTCTGGAAAATTCGACAACAGGCACTCGAAAGTAATCTCAGGCAGGCTATTAAAAAAGGTTATCAAGGAAAGGAGGAAGAGAAGGACATCAGTCAGCATGCAGTGAATGAACCACAACGCCCGGCACGCCCTACTTTCATTTATGAAGACACCTCACTAAAGGCCCTCATTGAAGGACTCAATGAATACCCTGAAGCCGGATTTATCTCCGATGAAGCGATCACCTTTTTTAAAAGTTATCTGAAAAATAATCCCGGTCTACTGAATAAAACCTGGGATGGTGAGGTGTTTGACTTTCGTCGGGCTGATGGTGAAATTTATAGAATAACACCCCGCCTGACATTTTCATTAATGTCCCAGCCCAGTGTATTTATGGACTACTTGAATAAACATGAAGGTCAGGCGAGATCTAGCGGATTCATGTCCCGTTTTCTTTTTGCCTGGGGTGACAGCACAATTGGCTCCCGCGGAAACACGCAAGAATATATAGCGATAGAGCATGAATTGAATCTTTTCCATGATAGGATTAGTGAACTTCTGAAATTGAGTAAAATCGCGCTGAGCGATACCGCCGTCCAAAAGAAAAAATTAAAATTGATGGATGATGCTCTAGAAATTTGGAAAGACAACCGCTTAAAAATAGAAATAAAAATGGCTATCGGACACGAATGGGAACATATTCGTGATATTGCATCGAAAGCGAGTTCGAATACCCTAAGAATAGCAGCGTTGTTCCAGTTTTTTTATAATGGCAGTTCAGAGGACATTCCACCAAGCATGGTTAGCTGTGCAATTAAGATAATGGACTGGTACCTTAATCAGGCAAGTGTTTTATTTTACCCCGGGTCAGAACGCTGCCAGTTTGAACAGGATGTCTGCGAATTACACGCATGGATTATGAACAGAATCAAAAAAAATAATGGATTCGCCATTCCGATGAATGAGCTAGAAAAGTATGGTCCTCACCGACTGAGACGTCTGGAAAAACTCACTCCCGTGCTGAATCAGCTAATTAGCCAGGGGTACTTCGGCGTTATTAAAATGTTTTCACATAATGCCCTTTACGTTACTATCTTTAATCAAAATGGTCGCTATAACCTGCCTTTAAACTCCGAATCCCAGGCTCAATGTCATATTATTCGGTCACGAGATAATACGAAAGGAAGGCCGTACCAGGTTAATATATCCTGA
- a CDS encoding putative zinc ribbon protein, producing the protein MYQHIRAALTKQGHQVNSTHLSPGSITEHYYCPSCHNPLQLRHSHFAGRLFIHDQEHPDFNPDINCKYRAKMASTSSQTTDTLSTLRRTIMAQHVPLSSLPHRAYFCVLCQHNYSGTKTCPQCQQLLYTTESSLSDDHQVALSVKPEVTLR; encoded by the coding sequence ATGTATCAACACATCAGAGCGGCCCTGACGAAACAGGGCCATCAGGTTAATAGCACACACCTCTCTCCAGGTTCCATAACAGAGCACTATTACTGCCCCTCTTGCCATAACCCGCTGCAATTGCGGCATTCCCATTTTGCAGGGCGTCTATTCATTCATGACCAGGAGCATCCCGATTTTAACCCCGATATAAACTGTAAATACCGAGCAAAAATGGCATCAACATCGTCACAAACTACTGATACCTTAAGTACCCTGCGCAGGACTATCATGGCCCAACATGTGCCATTGAGTTCTCTGCCACACAGAGCTTACTTCTGTGTGCTATGCCAGCATAATTATTCTGGAACAAAAACATGCCCCCAATGCCAACAACTCCTGTATACGACGGAAAGCAGTTTGAGCGATGACCATCAAGTTGCCCTGAGCGTCAAACCCGAGGTTACTCTACGGTAA
- a CDS encoding inovirus Gp2 family protein, whose protein sequence is MLKYITSYGKLNERHLARIKQTINQSLLKHSQIIGIRLDLHIPVINSNNDMLDETNFAKTDASVISRFMASLKGKIKYYRRNKLKQGKRVRYTSLHYVWVREFCPTTGKRHYHVLLLLNKGTFNRLGSFHEDKGILVSLIHQAWMSALGLTYPGYRQLLHIPERPCYYLKAKEGDNSEAYKALIYRTSYMAKLKSKNNTDGQRNFGCSQY, encoded by the coding sequence ATGTTAAAATATATCACATCTTATGGGAAATTGAACGAGCGTCATCTCGCCAGAATTAAACAAACGATAAATCAATCACTACTGAAGCATTCACAAATCATAGGGATAAGATTAGATCTTCATATCCCAGTGATTAACTCAAACAATGACATGCTTGATGAAACTAATTTCGCCAAAACGGATGCATCTGTTATCTCACGTTTTATGGCATCCCTGAAAGGGAAAATAAAATACTATCGCCGTAATAAACTTAAACAAGGAAAAAGAGTCCGCTATACATCATTACATTACGTTTGGGTGAGAGAGTTCTGTCCAACAACAGGTAAACGACACTACCATGTGCTGCTTCTGCTAAATAAAGGAACCTTTAACCGATTAGGCTCATTTCACGAGGATAAAGGAATATTGGTGAGCCTTATACATCAGGCATGGATGAGTGCACTAGGGCTCACCTACCCTGGTTACAGACAACTTCTCCATATCCCTGAAAGACCGTGTTATTACCTGAAGGCAAAAGAAGGCGATAACAGTGAAGCATACAAAGCACTTATCTATCGTACTAGCTATATGGCTAAATTGAAAAGCAAGAACAATACCGATGGTCAGCGTAATTTTGGTTGCAGTCAGTACTGA
- a CDS encoding helix-turn-helix transcriptional regulator yields the protein MTNENTAPGLLNDKMVDMAFITEFTGCSDKWFYKLIQDGQFPKPIKLGRSSRWLQSEIEAWVKRRIADSRP from the coding sequence ATGACAAACGAAAATACTGCCCCAGGTCTGCTTAACGATAAAATGGTGGATATGGCATTCATCACTGAGTTTACGGGTTGCAGTGACAAATGGTTCTACAAATTAATACAGGATGGTCAGTTTCCAAAACCCATTAAATTAGGTCGTAGTTCACGGTGGCTACAAAGTGAAATAGAAGCATGGGTTAAACGCCGTATTGCAGATTCCCGTCCTTAA
- a CDS encoding DUF1294 domain-containing protein yields the protein MNLNRFCYLLLALVAIGCSFLLHPLVMWFLFVNVLTLVIYGVDKMAARKAWRRVPEPTLLTFGFIGGWPGAMLSQQIFRHKTQKQPFKTWFIISVIVNIAMLVALYRFYPW from the coding sequence ATGAACCTCAATCGCTTCTGTTATTTACTTCTGGCCTTAGTTGCTATCGGCTGCTCATTTTTGCTTCATCCTCTTGTGATGTGGTTCCTGTTCGTTAACGTGTTGACGCTAGTAATTTATGGCGTGGATAAAATGGCGGCCCGCAAAGCCTGGCGCAGAGTACCGGAGCCCACCTTACTGACATTTGGTTTTATCGGTGGGTGGCCCGGAGCCATGCTCAGTCAGCAAATCTTCCGGCATAAAACGCAAAAGCAGCCGTTTAAAACCTGGTTCATCATCAGTGTGATAGTGAATATCGCGATGCTGGTGGCGCTGTATCGATTCTATCCCTGGTAA
- a CDS encoding phosphoadenosine phosphosulfate reductase family protein — protein MTEKHVLGISGGKDSAALAIFMRQTRPELDIDYFFTDTGKELPEVYEFLGKLEGFLGKPIARLNPRRDFDFWLREYNHYLPSPQTRWCTRQLKLAPFEQWVRPMLAAGDKVTSYVAIRADEEYREGYSSKNANLTISLPFRDSGIDRKGVMDILDSSGVGLPRYYDWRSRSGCTFCFFQQKIEWVRLRERHPEAFEEAKRYEKNAIEHGSPFTWTKGEPLDALEKPERVAQIIADFEKRKERERARKPINPLRPSESLIDIDDIYGEDEGGGSCAICHK, from the coding sequence ATGACTGAAAAGCATGTTCTTGGTATTTCCGGAGGTAAGGACAGTGCAGCGCTGGCTATTTTTATGCGCCAAACCCGGCCTGAGCTAGATATTGATTATTTTTTTACTGATACGGGTAAAGAACTACCTGAAGTCTACGAATTCCTTGGTAAATTAGAAGGTTTTTTGGGCAAGCCAATTGCCCGGTTAAATCCTAGACGTGATTTCGATTTCTGGTTACGCGAATATAATCATTACTTGCCTTCACCACAAACTCGCTGGTGTACACGACAATTAAAATTGGCCCCATTTGAACAATGGGTCCGCCCTATGCTCGCAGCAGGCGATAAAGTCACCAGCTACGTAGCAATCAGAGCTGACGAGGAATATCGCGAAGGATATAGCTCGAAGAATGCCAATTTAACAATTAGTTTACCTTTCAGAGACTCAGGCATTGACCGCAAGGGAGTCATGGATATACTTGACTCCTCGGGAGTTGGTCTACCTCGATATTACGATTGGCGTTCACGTAGTGGCTGCACATTTTGCTTTTTCCAGCAAAAAATTGAATGGGTAAGGTTAAGAGAACGCCATCCTGAAGCATTTGAAGAAGCTAAACGCTATGAAAAAAATGCTATTGAACATGGCTCACCTTTCACTTGGACAAAAGGTGAACCATTGGATGCCCTTGAAAAACCGGAAAGGGTTGCCCAAATTATTGCTGATTTTGAAAAGCGTAAAGAACGAGAAAGGGCTAGAAAACCAATTAACCCTTTACGCCCTAGTGAGTCACTCATCGACATAGATGATATATATGGCGAAGATGAAGGGGGAGGATCTTGCGCAATCTGCCATAAGTAG
- a CDS encoding FtsK/SpoIIIE domain-containing protein encodes MDTGSLEATFARDAGSLVPPSNRLRSQRAEIKRRIQELSDAGRLKPEQRDEIRIAWDKFEEDYNQAMLEFIEKGLHGEAVMQQAESFGVLLSTLLVHARGDVCRAKLVSEVLAIGTVKVVGDNPALIIPPWHPERMKALAVKSKRITGFAKHLLFSESILFSDREIFMREFSDEIAHPFYPEIGVLDWAGTSILVSESSTVNGYSLLESPTRGVEDSMTNVDPSLAAKQARELLERYVGLQPHEASNLNIVLYNSDAAELPLATVREISSMQSHGKLQCSVSMRHSDQSKLRSVYGELVNKVDDAPDLPVVSETSDNFISKLRISVTPISATPLKSQQGFKPFDIAFLHDVVARAAKVDWLRVDWTNERANLEHAPSRCSYRSVSGENELRSSTFLTCPQQTSTGWTYISAVGAVCRQSDLSTNERHLPVRRISLQDPDLATMIKDAHDLAEWVAIYDELLDKRQLQYNGITIVRYRRSSTNGRNIIVSSTSELRLLSVLVRRRLGELNLKIEEEELNKTAERAKIDALSISGDIVLRAAKRGTSAGEMLGLVFSRYLLAEEFKQSTRNSQTLTAYFLLDDYARWLSQPESRIADILALNVVETDDKISISIVIVESKYIGADGLAKARRDSKEQLLATLSTFREALFGDPGRLDRDIWLSRLANMLLDAEIPPGMTGLMERARTKLRDGDIEISLRGYSHVYIHTSDADTGSKSEQELLEELAGVQAWQIIFDRPELRKIAECYSKKSSVVDVCSTMGTPLPWGSNTFQKPARRVTWLSSVEELVPTSITSESDCLSITSENDTSQQGKAVLDSTCLTEFILPSIVHEIEPQSFDNHTIYGTELSKLIASKYAGKAQGDTEREAWAQEVTQKLKVALNSYGLQASVINTRLTPNGCLVRLAGSDRLRVEDIENKRTQLMTTHALNLVTVQPKPGEIVVTIAGTKRQSVALWELWAQREINRNMAGINTSFLLGVQEVNGALLYLNLGSEFGGLSSHEPHSLVAGATGSGKSVLIQALLLDIAATNPTNLANIILIDPKMGVDYAPLADLPHMREDIIITKERAKEVLAALVEEMEDRYRAFAGARARDLSTYNSKVPHEERLPMVFLVHDEFADWMFDDEYKSAVSAAVQRLGVKARAAGIHLIFAAQRPDKDVMPMQLRENLGNRLILKVASEATSKIALDRSGAELLLGKGHLAAKLNGEHGLVFAQAPFLSDEDISCVVEAIRTDFSVTKHAMELVK; translated from the coding sequence TTGGATACAGGTAGTCTAGAGGCAACTTTTGCTCGTGACGCCGGTTCACTTGTTCCACCATCCAATAGGCTTCGTAGTCAGCGAGCAGAAATCAAGAGACGTATTCAGGAATTGTCTGATGCAGGGCGCCTAAAACCGGAGCAACGCGATGAGATTCGTATTGCCTGGGACAAATTTGAAGAAGATTACAATCAAGCAATGCTCGAATTTATTGAAAAAGGGCTCCATGGCGAAGCTGTAATGCAGCAAGCTGAGTCATTTGGTGTCTTATTATCAACCCTGTTGGTACATGCGCGTGGCGATGTTTGTAGAGCGAAGTTAGTTTCAGAAGTATTGGCAATAGGAACCGTGAAGGTGGTTGGTGATAATCCTGCATTGATCATTCCTCCTTGGCATCCTGAAAGAATGAAAGCATTGGCTGTTAAATCAAAAAGAATTACTGGCTTTGCTAAGCATCTGCTTTTTAGTGAGAGTATTTTATTTAGTGATCGCGAAATTTTTATGCGTGAGTTCTCCGACGAGATTGCACACCCGTTCTATCCAGAGATCGGTGTGCTTGATTGGGCAGGAACCTCAATTTTGGTTTCGGAGAGTAGTACAGTCAATGGTTACAGTCTTTTAGAATCACCTACTCGGGGGGTAGAAGATTCAATGACGAATGTTGATCCATCTTTAGCGGCGAAGCAAGCTCGTGAACTTCTGGAACGCTATGTTGGATTACAACCTCATGAAGCTTCAAACCTTAATATTGTGCTATATAACTCTGATGCAGCCGAATTGCCGCTTGCCACAGTACGCGAAATATCTTCTATGCAGTCGCATGGAAAACTTCAATGCAGTGTATCTATGCGTCACTCTGACCAGAGTAAGCTTCGCAGCGTCTATGGCGAGTTGGTAAATAAAGTTGATGATGCTCCTGATTTACCTGTAGTCAGTGAAACCAGTGATAACTTTATATCGAAATTACGTATATCAGTTACGCCAATTTCAGCAACACCTTTAAAAAGCCAGCAAGGTTTTAAGCCTTTCGACATAGCTTTTTTGCACGATGTAGTTGCCCGAGCTGCTAAGGTAGATTGGCTTCGAGTAGACTGGACTAATGAGAGAGCAAATTTAGAACATGCTCCTTCACGTTGTTCTTATCGAAGTGTTTCTGGGGAGAATGAACTTAGGTCATCCACATTTTTGACCTGTCCACAGCAGACTAGCACTGGATGGACTTATATATCTGCAGTTGGGGCCGTTTGTCGTCAATCTGATCTATCAACTAACGAAAGACATCTGCCTGTTCGTCGTATCTCTTTGCAAGATCCTGATCTAGCTACAATGATAAAGGATGCTCATGATTTAGCCGAATGGGTCGCTATATATGATGAACTTTTGGATAAACGTCAGCTGCAGTACAACGGCATCACTATTGTCCGCTACCGACGAAGTTCAACCAATGGCCGTAATATTATAGTTAGCTCAACATCTGAACTGCGCCTCTTGAGTGTGTTGGTTCGTAGACGTTTGGGGGAGCTTAACTTAAAGATTGAAGAGGAAGAACTTAACAAAACAGCTGAAAGAGCAAAAATAGATGCCCTCTCTATTTCTGGCGATATTGTTTTAAGAGCAGCTAAACGGGGTACATCTGCTGGAGAAATGCTTGGTTTAGTATTTAGCCGTTATTTACTTGCAGAGGAATTTAAACAATCGACCAGAAATAGCCAAACCCTGACAGCCTATTTTTTACTCGACGATTATGCACGCTGGTTGTCTCAACCTGAAAGTCGTATCGCAGATATACTGGCATTAAATGTTGTAGAAACAGATGACAAAATCAGCATATCTATTGTAATTGTTGAATCGAAATATATTGGTGCAGATGGGCTCGCTAAGGCTCGTCGAGACTCGAAAGAACAACTTCTTGCAACCCTCAGTACATTCCGGGAGGCCCTCTTTGGTGATCCTGGTCGCTTAGATCGCGATATCTGGCTTTCTCGACTGGCAAATATGCTTCTAGATGCTGAAATTCCACCAGGAATGACAGGGTTAATGGAGCGAGCACGTACGAAATTACGTGATGGTGACATTGAAATATCGCTTCGAGGCTACTCGCATGTTTATATACATACCTCTGATGCGGATACAGGCTCTAAATCTGAACAAGAGCTTCTTGAAGAGCTAGCAGGCGTTCAGGCTTGGCAAATAATATTTGATCGCCCTGAATTACGTAAAATTGCTGAGTGCTATAGCAAAAAGAGTAGTGTTGTTGATGTGTGTTCAACCATGGGGACACCTCTGCCGTGGGGCAGTAATACATTCCAAAAACCTGCTCGTAGAGTGACTTGGCTCAGTTCGGTTGAAGAGCTGGTGCCAACATCAATTACTTCTGAGAGTGATTGCCTATCCATAACTAGTGAAAATGATACCTCACAACAGGGTAAGGCTGTTTTGGATTCAACATGCTTAACAGAGTTCATATTACCTTCGATAGTTCACGAAATAGAACCACAATCTTTCGATAACCATACTATCTATGGAACAGAATTATCGAAGCTAATTGCCTCTAAATATGCAGGCAAAGCCCAAGGTGATACAGAGCGAGAAGCTTGGGCTCAAGAGGTTACCCAAAAGCTTAAAGTAGCTCTTAACAGTTATGGGTTACAGGCTTCGGTCATAAATACTCGTCTAACACCAAATGGTTGTTTAGTTCGCTTAGCTGGTTCTGATCGTCTGCGTGTTGAAGACATCGAAAATAAACGCACTCAGCTTATGACTACCCATGCTCTCAACTTAGTAACAGTTCAGCCTAAACCGGGTGAAATAGTAGTTACAATTGCGGGAACAAAGAGACAATCAGTTGCTCTTTGGGAACTGTGGGCACAGCGCGAAATAAATCGAAATATGGCGGGCATCAACACGTCATTTTTGTTAGGTGTTCAAGAAGTTAATGGAGCTTTACTTTACTTGAACTTGGGTTCCGAATTTGGAGGACTATCCTCACATGAACCACATTCATTAGTCGCTGGTGCTACTGGTAGCGGCAAGTCAGTCTTGATACAGGCTCTGTTGTTAGACATCGCTGCGACAAACCCTACAAATCTTGCAAATATTATCTTGATCGATCCGAAAATGGGGGTTGATTATGCTCCATTGGCTGACCTTCCACATATGCGTGAAGATATAATTATTACTAAAGAACGTGCAAAGGAAGTTTTAGCCGCTTTGGTCGAGGAAATGGAAGATCGATATCGCGCTTTTGCTGGCGCTCGTGCACGAGACCTCTCCACTTATAACAGTAAGGTTCCACATGAAGAACGGTTACCTATGGTGTTCTTGGTACATGACGAGTTTGCCGATTGGATGTTTGATGATGAATATAAATCTGCGGTAAGTGCTGCAGTACAGAGGCTTGGGGTTAAAGCTCGTGCCGCAGGTATCCACTTAATTTTTGCGGCGCAACGTCCTGATAAGGATGTGATGCCGATGCAACTTAGAGAAAACTTGGGTAATAGATTGATTCTTAAGGTAGCAAGTGAGGCAACTTCGAAAATAGCCCTGGATCGTTCTGGTGCTGAATTGCTTTTAGGGAAAGGACACCTCGCTGCTAAATTAAATGGGGAGCATGGCTTAGTATTCGCACAAGCTCCTTTCTTATCGGATGAAGATATTTCGTGCGTAGTAGAGGCTATCCGTACAGATTTTTCTGTTACAAAGCATGCTATGGAGCTGGTTAAATGA
- a CDS encoding tyrosine-type recombinase/integrase: MALSDVKVRTAKPEAKAYKLTDGEGMVLLVHPNGSKYWRLRYRFGGKEKMLALGKYPEISLADARARRDEARKLLANGVDPSESKKAVKVEQEQEAITFEVVAREWHASNRQWSEAHSARVLKSLEDNLFQAIGKRNIADLGTRDLLPPIKAVEMSGRLEVASRLQQRTTAIMRYAVQSGLIDYNPAQEMAGAVATGKRKHRAALELNRVSELLHRIDYYSGRPLTRLAVELTLLVFIRSSELRFARWSEVDFETAMWTLPGEREPLEGVKHSHRGSKMRTPHLVPLSRQALAILQKIKSMSGNRELIFIGDHDPRKPMSENTVNKALRVMGYDTKVEVCGHGFRTMACSSLIESGLWSRDAVERQMSHQERNSVRAAYIHKAEHLDERRLMIQWWADYLDANREKGVSPFDFAKLTQK; this comes from the coding sequence ATGGCTCTGAGTGATGTGAAGGTTCGTACGGCCAAGCCTGAAGCAAAAGCCTATAAACTTACCGACGGCGAAGGCATGGTGTTACTGGTTCACCCTAACGGCTCGAAATACTGGCGGCTACGCTATCGCTTTGGTGGTAAAGAGAAGATGCTGGCGCTGGGCAAGTACCCTGAAATATCGTTGGCTGATGCCAGGGCACGGCGTGACGAAGCTCGTAAGCTGTTAGCTAACGGTGTGGACCCAAGTGAGAGCAAGAAAGCCGTTAAGGTAGAGCAGGAGCAAGAAGCGATAACTTTTGAAGTGGTAGCCAGAGAGTGGCATGCCAGTAATCGTCAATGGTCAGAAGCTCACAGTGCTCGAGTGCTCAAAAGCTTAGAGGACAATCTCTTTCAAGCCATAGGCAAACGGAATATTGCAGACCTCGGAACCCGTGATCTTTTACCTCCCATTAAAGCCGTAGAGATGTCAGGGCGTCTTGAGGTAGCTTCCCGCTTGCAACAACGAACTACAGCGATAATGCGCTATGCAGTACAAAGCGGTTTAATTGATTACAACCCCGCGCAGGAGATGGCGGGCGCTGTCGCTACCGGTAAAAGAAAGCACCGTGCTGCACTTGAGTTAAACCGTGTTTCAGAGTTGCTTCATCGCATCGACTACTACAGTGGCAGGCCACTCACTCGGTTAGCGGTAGAATTGACTTTATTGGTTTTTATCCGTTCCAGTGAATTACGTTTCGCCCGTTGGTCAGAAGTGGATTTTGAAACCGCCATGTGGACTCTCCCTGGAGAGCGTGAACCACTGGAAGGTGTTAAACACTCGCACCGGGGATCAAAAATGCGTACTCCTCATCTTGTCCCCTTATCCCGCCAGGCTCTCGCTATTCTGCAAAAGATCAAAAGCATGAGTGGAAATCGTGAGCTGATTTTTATCGGTGATCACGACCCACGTAAGCCCATGAGTGAGAACACGGTGAACAAGGCTCTACGCGTTATGGGATATGACACGAAGGTTGAAGTCTGTGGCCACGGTTTCAGAACCATGGCTTGTAGTTCATTGATTGAGTCGGGATTGTGGTCTAGGGATGCAGTAGAAAGGCAGATGAGTCACCAGGAGCGCAACTCTGTACGTGCGGCTTATATTCATAAAGCCGAGCACTTAGATGAACGCAGATTGATGATTCAGTGGTGGGCAGATTATCTGGATGCGAATCGGGAGAAGGGGGTTAGTCCGTTTGATTTTGCGAAGCTGACTCAAAAATGA
- a CDS encoding DUF4007 family protein, with amino-acid sequence MAHFSGHETFPLRQMWLKKAYSCATADGYIDKSVFSDDEAIAKFGVGKNMVASIKHWALACEVMREDDGRFKLTEFSTKIFDDNGLDPYSEHPSTSWLSHWQLSGRGYRSTTWYWFFNHVVSPTFTQEDLRNLLAEYAAKCSPGRKLSAMTLSRDIETCLRSYAPRSSGSTPEDFAEPMLGELSLVSEEKKGHFSFRRGPKITLSDGVFAYALIDYWERKAKKLSTLSFESIAYGEGSPGRVFKLDEDSIAERLFSLEELTEGSFAWTDTAGLRQVHRKTSETEEVMLNMLGKAYD; translated from the coding sequence ATGGCTCATTTTTCAGGTCACGAGACCTTTCCGTTAAGACAAATGTGGCTTAAAAAAGCTTACAGTTGCGCCACAGCGGATGGATACATTGATAAATCTGTTTTCTCTGATGACGAGGCTATCGCCAAATTTGGTGTTGGCAAAAATATGGTCGCATCAATCAAGCATTGGGCACTTGCTTGTGAAGTCATGCGAGAAGATGATGGCAGATTTAAACTTACTGAATTTTCTACAAAAATATTTGATGACAATGGGTTAGACCCTTATTCAGAGCATCCTTCGACATCCTGGCTGAGTCATTGGCAGCTGTCAGGAAGGGGGTATCGCTCCACTACCTGGTACTGGTTTTTTAACCATGTAGTCTCTCCCACCTTCACACAAGAAGACCTCAGAAACCTTTTAGCTGAATACGCAGCTAAATGTAGTCCTGGCCGAAAGCTTTCCGCAATGACGCTCTCACGAGATATTGAGACATGCTTACGAAGTTATGCCCCTAGGTCTAGTGGAAGTACGCCAGAAGATTTCGCTGAGCCTATGCTCGGAGAACTAAGCCTTGTATCGGAAGAAAAAAAGGGACATTTTTCGTTCCGTCGGGGACCAAAGATCACTCTGTCGGATGGAGTATTTGCATACGCTTTAATCGATTATTGGGAACGGAAAGCGAAAAAACTGAGTACATTATCATTTGAGTCTATTGCATATGGTGAAGGCTCACCCGGCAGAGTTTTTAAGCTTGATGAGGATTCTATCGCAGAACGTTTATTTTCACTGGAGGAACTAACTGAAGGTTCCTTTGCATGGACAGATACAGCTGGGCTACGTCAAGTTCATCGAAAAACATCAGAAACAGAAGAAGTAATGTTGAATATGCTCGGGAAGGCTTATGACTGA
- a CDS encoding nucleoside 2-deoxyribosyltransferase domain-containing protein, translating into MKLNNQKKVIYLAGGFKSQWQLIAYEVLNDFVLKDPSQHHIDDPVQYTQWDLNAIEHSDILLANMESSNPGGYALALEVGYAKALGKQIILVDQIENDMIKKYFEMVRQCSDHVFDSLDDALNYILECN; encoded by the coding sequence ATGAAATTAAATAATCAAAAAAAAGTTATATATTTAGCGGGGGGGTTCAAATCTCAGTGGCAACTGATTGCTTATGAAGTTCTAAATGATTTTGTATTAAAGGATCCAAGTCAACATCATATTGATGATCCTGTTCAATATACTCAATGGGACCTGAATGCTATAGAACATTCAGATATTTTATTAGCTAATATGGAGTCAAGTAATCCTGGAGGGTATGCACTTGCTTTGGAAGTCGGATACGCGAAAGCTCTTGGAAAACAGATCATTCTTGTCGATCAAATTGAAAATGACATGATAAAAAAATATTTTGAAATGGTTCGACAATGTAGTGACCATGTTTTTGACAGTCTTGATGATGCTCTTAATTATATATTGGAATGTAACTAA